From Proteus vulgaris:
GTTGTTCTTTATTTAAGATGGTTAAACCAGCATATTCTGCAATAGCGACTATCTGTTGTGTTGAAAATGTCATCTCTTTCATTGGGTTCTCCTTAAGAAATTACATGCTTTCCTTGATCTGTTTTTTCAACCACTGAATGAAAAGCTGTACTTTGGCATTATTCTTTTCATTTCGAGTGACAAGGTAATAACGCTGAGCACAAAAAAGTTCGCTATTATCAAAAGGGATAATTAATTCTTTATTGGCCAGCTGTTTCTGCACTAAACGCTTTCTTCCCATTGCGACACCCGAGTGATTAACGGCAGCAATCACAGCAAGATCAGAACGGTCAAAACAGATATTACTGCGATTAGGGAAAAGTGAAAGCCCCATATATTCGCTCCAAGCTCGCCATTCATCAAAATCAGAGTTGTTACTCCATGCTTGTCTATCATGTAGCAATGTGCAATTAGAGAGATGATGAATATTGTTTATAAGCTCATGTTTTTTGGCGTATTCAGGACTGCATACCGGAATAATCGATTCTGAAATTAAGTCTTCGCAATAAAGATTTTGTAGTTGTTTATCATCAAAATAGATTGCGAGATCAATACCATAGCCTCGAAAATTAATATCATCATTTCCTGTGAGCAGATTTAATTCAATGGATGGGTAACGTTCAGTAAAATCTGAAATACGAGGAACTAACCAACATTGAGCAATGGAAGGACGTGAATAAACGGTAAGCACACCAGATATTTCTTGGTTATGGATATCTAAAATTTCTTGGTTAATGTCTTCTAACGTTTTTTTAAGTGCCCAATAAATGCGTTCACCTTCTTCTGTTAGTTCAATTCGGCGATGAAAGCGGTCAAATAGCTTAATACCTAATTCTTCTTCTAGTGTATTAATACGATGGCTAATAGCACTGGGAGTTAATGACAGCTCCTCTGCTGCTAAAGCAAATGAAAGGTGACGACCGGTTGCTTCAAAAGTGTGAAGTCTGGCTAATTGATAACTGGATAATCGTTTATTTCTTAAAATCACGCTAGAAGATTCAAACATTCTTTTATTCTCATTTTATTGTTGATAGTAACGTTAGTTAACAATCAAGGTAATGTTAAGATGAAATACCATGCTATCACTCATCAAAATGTGATTATTTGTGCTTGAGATCACTTATTTGAGTTAATTGAATTCATCTTAGTGTAAATTTTCATCATTTGTAAGTGCCGAATGATTAATATTCAATATGTTTAACAATAAATAAAAGATTTGGGATGGATATATGGATTCAACATTATGGGTACTAGGTACTCTTATAATTAGTATCTTGCTCATTGTTTTTACTATAATAAAACTTAAGTTTCACCCGTTTCTAGCCTTACTGTTGGCCAGCTTCTTTGTCGGTACTGCAATGAAGATGAACCCTTTAGAAATGGTGAATGCGATTGAAAATGGTATTGGCGGTACACTCGGATTTTTAGCAGCAATT
This genomic window contains:
- the dsdC gene encoding DNA-binding transcriptional regulator DsdC, yielding MFESSSVILRNKRLSSYQLARLHTFEATGRHLSFALAAEELSLTPSAISHRINTLEEELGIKLFDRFHRRIELTEEGERIYWALKKTLEDINQEILDIHNQEISGVLTVYSRPSIAQCWLVPRISDFTERYPSIELNLLTGNDDINFRGYGIDLAIYFDDKQLQNLYCEDLISESIIPVCSPEYAKKHELINNIHHLSNCTLLHDRQAWSNNSDFDEWRAWSEYMGLSLFPNRSNICFDRSDLAVIAAVNHSGVAMGRKRLVQKQLANKELIIPFDNSELFCAQRYYLVTRNEKNNAKVQLFIQWLKKQIKESM